agattcataaacgttcggttcaaggtgattcagggatctgcaagaactgcacatcatatctccctggcagatctaccgaacttaaatcttcatgattggatcgttctgcataacatcctcttgacaaatgaagctgaatatggtccgattatagaccatatcaagaggatgattgtctgttatatcatggaggtagcccttatggatcaggaggtagccactgtcttcaagaagaaaccgaagatagctcctgtgggaccggccagtgatctcaatcagatgaagatgggcaagatcgacccgagacgcaatttggttatgttcactagagcagaaggacagaaatgtctctttgctttagttgacaaacatctttacaccactaccTGTCTAGAGCACGTGCTGTCAATCgttcgaaggtgtaaagagaatgcagcggatgatgttaagtacttcaatgacatgatccagtggtacatcaggtttaggcagacgattctggctcttatctctcgtctgtttaacaccgtgaagaagaaggtacctgcttccgctgctggcccaagtaacaagtgaagatctcgctccaattgacgcaaagggggagattgttgggttgaggatttgttcaagggttgcgtccTTGGGCTCGagtattgtttatttattttgtattccggtttgggcctgtccaaccgagagcccattatgtttattatataagtatatgcttgcatgcatattaggttaacgattgatctagagcataacgatagtttttacagatttctttgatcgttcttgtaacctaccaatcctctacagttgatgttcttaatcgagctcttctgaggattttgttttaatcattcgacacgtttgattcacttttgccttgttcttattttcgtgttcttgctgttttgtatttacttacctgtttaagatctaatcgatcttcaaagattaaagtCTTAATCTCATCATGAACAATATCAAGGTTCAAGCTGAGTGGTTTCCTGTTTAGCTGTTGGCGGCTGATTTTTGGTGTCTGTGGCTGATTTAGACCTTAACGTCTCCTCTACTAATACATGTATTCCACACAATTGTCTATGTGCCTTCATCTCATCTCTGCTCTTAGATGTCGATTGTGAACCAAATATATCTACAATTTTCGTCGTTTTCCTTGCCATTGTTGCCTTCCTTCAACCGACAATTTTTGTACCATTAGAAAATTTTGATGTCGCTGATGATTGTATTAGATGATACACCTTGTGCTCCACCTTGCCATTGTTGCTTCATATTCTTCACCCACTTTACAAAGTCAAAGGTAAAATGAAAAGGGACTAAAATCGATTCTAAAATTAGAAGAAGAAGGTTAGGTATTTCAATATGGTACATCTTATATTTTTCTCTATATATTTAAATCCGTCtttaattctttttaataaatcttTGTGATTTAGTAGCAAATTTTCTTGGGTAAATTCAATCTGCATCTTTTTATTGAAGATGAATATCTTGATTTATGTAAGTCTAAACTTTAGTCTAGAAGATTTTACAAAGATCACGGAGCATTAGAGCATATACTATTAAAAACCGAAGACTTTTTAGTGTTGTATTTTCTTGTGTTGATTTTGTTCTTTTCTTATTGCTGGTAACATACTTGGTTTTTCAGATCGTTGAGACATTTCTCTTCCGGTGTTACCATCTTTTGTCCACTAGATGTGTATGAAAAATATCAATACGTATAATGCAATCAACCATCAACTTTTTATAAATATCTACCTTccaaaaatcgaaaaaaaaaactaagaacTCTTTCACACCAtgcaaactcgcaacaaaatgaaaactttggacctaTGGTGCTAGtcaaaacttttttggaccaaagtgacaattttgagcaaaccatagggaccatttgtgcagttttgtcaatttttttttatactaAACACCAAACAGTAGACGAATTAGCAAAACAACAGACGATTCTAAAAATATACTGTTTCGTGGGCTAGATTAGTAATTAGCCCTAAATTTTCCATGACAACACAAGGAGTGTGCtactcaatgttttaaaaatgaggTTTTTGTTTGAATCAGTATGATAACTAGTTTCTTGTTATATTGTCGGTTTAACCGAGTTTCTAGAATTTTCATGCTTTTCTTATTTTCCTATGCTTACAAAcatacaagttcaaacattataaaaaatacataaaaaccaGTTAGAGGTCAATATAACTATATTAGAAAAACACATAACTATAGATATTACATCAATCCATacacattaaaaataaaagaaaatacaaTACTAAAACAAAATACAATTGAGATGAATACACATGTTTCAAAAAGCTCCGTAATATTACCATTCGTTGTTATTCAACATAAGAGGTGTTTAATAAAGGTCAAAACATCACCAATTTCTTTTTTCTTCGTAAAATgctttatttttgtttgttttaatgCTTTATTTTTGTAAGTTTTTATTCAATTTAAAATGTTCAACCACCGACTAATTCGTTCgatataaaaataaacatataacgtGGCCCTGGCCAGTTAAACTGCACACATACGTTTTCTGGTCCAACACATCTTTAAAACATTGTTGCTACTCTAGTTTAAAATATAAATGTAAGttcaattattattttattatacaaaatataaatgtaagttcaattattattttattatacaaAAGTTAAAGTATTGAATACACCATATGCCACGTCTAAACAATAAAATGACATGTTTCGATTAAGTAAAGTCGATAGGAGACAAAATAGTGGCAAGGAATCcatatatattaaaaacaaaataaaatataatttagacGAATACACACGTTTCAAAAAACACCATAATATTATCATTTATTGTTAGTAAGAGGTGTTTAATAAAGGTCAAAACATCACCAATTTCTTTTTTCTTCGTAAAATgctttatttttgtttgtttttatgctttatttttgTAAGTTTTTATTCAATTTAAAATGTTCAACCACCGACTAATTCGTTCgatataaaaataaacatataacgtGGCCCTGGCCAGTTAAACTGCACACATACGTTTTCTGGTCCAACACATCTTTAAAACATTGTTGCTACTCTAGTTTAAAATATAAATGTAAGttcaattattattttattatacaaaataatataaatgtaAGTTCAATTAATATTTTATGGGATATATAcaataaagtcccaatattttcatcgatttgacaagaaagtcttaacctttatttttttgaccgtaaagtccaaattaccggcagtttttgacacttttatcATTTTTTCTCGGTTAGTCGGCAATTATGAtttttttgtcaacaaaataaagtttaagacttttttgtcaaattatcaattaggactttactgtcaaaaaaataaagtttaagacttttttgtcaaatcgttgaaaatattaggactttaatgtatatataattttttttttgttagaaatttaatgaTATGATACTCTTTaaacataagagttattgaaacattctctaatcaactagatcctattgaaattcTTTACGTTTGTatcttgttaaatcgttttttaatctcaacaaaccgacattgaagaaaattgagataatcaagaaagaaagaaagaaccaaggttgtgttggcttttgcagtctcaaaaatggagaaattagaaacctaaaaaaacgaaattgccctGACTTTATATAAACACAAATAACGCATGCCTAGTCAAAAGGGTGTGAATATGGAGAAAGGGAAGAAGGGCAATTTCGTTATTTTCGGTTTCTTATTTCTCTATTTTTTTGGAGctgcaaaaagccaacacaaccctggttctttctttcttgattatctcaattttttttaatatcggtttgttgagattaaaaaaacgatttaacaagaaaTAAACATTAaagatttcaataggatctagcaGATTAGAGAAGATTTCAATAACtattatgcttaaagagtatcataccattaaatttctaacaaaaaaattatatatacactaaagtcccaatattttcaacgatttgacaaaaaaatcctaaatttttttttttttttttacagtaaagtcctaattgtcGATTTAacaagaaagtcctaaattttatttttttgacaaaaaagttCTAACTACCGGCTAACcggaaaaaaaaagtaaaagtatTAAAAACTGCCGGTAATTTAGACTTTgctgttaaaaaaataaagtttaagactttcttatcaaatcgatgaaaatattaaaactttactGTATACATCCCTTATTTTATTATACAAAAGTTAAAGTATCGAATACACCATATGCCACGTCTACACAATAAAATGACATGTTTCGATTAAGTAAAGTCGATAGGAGACAAAATAATGGCAAGTGCAACCCATGAACTCTTATAAAAAAATTGACACTTTATCTTTTACTAGTTTTTACTGCTAAACATATTAAAAATTTGACAATCAAACCCTCAAAGTTATAATAATATACCAATCATACCCTCAAAAGCTCATTAGTCATTACAATTGCAAACTCATAACCAACATACGTACTATGTGAACTACTCAAGAAGGATAATCGAAGGGTAGAGGAACCACCGAGCTAGAATCTCCTAGACTCGGGTGCACGAAACCATAGGCACGCAACACTTGATTATCAGCAAAATTCAACACCTTCTTCATAGCGTCCCAACATTTCTGCACAGAGTACGACTCGTTATGCGTACCACTACACGGTTGACACCCGGTGAAATGCGTCATAAACGGTCGTCTCCACCCTTCAATCCCATACCCTACACCACCCAAATACTCCTCCAACAGCGCATAATAGCCTTCCCTCATCTTTTCAGCATGTCGTCTTCTTAAAATACGCACTTTTTGTTCAATAGtattatatttttcatttattttctcTAATTTTCCCACAATTTCCTCCCAATACCCCTCGAAGTAATACTCATCTTCCACGTATATTTTATTCCcccatttttctttttcttttaataataaataaaccaAACCCGTTTGATCGTCGGATTCGGGGAAAAACTTGTCTTTACAAGTTTCCTTCAAGATTTTGCCCCATTTTTCGTAATTCGGAGTCTGCGGACCCATACCCGACCACACATCCATGAAGTCAAGAGCCCATTGACTGTTTCGGATCAGGAAAACGCCGGCGTTTAACCCCGTCCAGCTTTTCTTCTTGTAGATCATCTCCGGCCAGCCATGGACGACGAAGTTGTGGTTTTTGTAACGTTTCAACGGTAACTTAAAGTCCATGTCGGTGAAAACGGCGTCGGAATCCACCCACCAGATCCACTCAGCTTCCGGGTGGGCCAACATCGCGGCCCGAACCGTTGGGATTTTGGCCCAATATGTGAACATTTCTGGATGGAATAAGACGTTGTTGTAGAAGATATCGTAGCCATGGATCCGACAGTAGTCTACTTTGTTCTTGAAGAAACGTAAGAGTAAATGATCTCCGATCGGGTTCTGACATGCTTTGGATTGTGACCCGGTTACCAACATGACCCGTTCTTCTAAACCCGAGATGAATCTTGGGTGCAGCGATAGCCATTCTTGTCGCTTTTCGTCCCAGTTTTTGATGGGTTTGTTAATGGTGTATGTTAGTTCCGGGTCGTCGTAGAATGTGGGCTCCGGCGGGTCGTGGGTCAGGTTGAAGTTAAGAACACCGGTAACAATGGTGTGGTTTATGTCGGGAAATATTTTGTAACTGTGACCTTTGGCTTTGAAATTGATGGTGTGGCGGGGAGAAGGGAAAGTGAAGCTGATTATCGGCCAGAAAGCCCATAGAAGTAGCAGAGCTACTGCAGTTCCGGCGACGATGGGAATTCCGTTGGAGAAAAACGATGATCTTCTCCGATTATGCATGGTGACGATTTGAATTGAAAGAACTCAATCGGTACCTTTTAATCGAGGGGGTTTCGATCATTTTCTCTCTCTGAGATGACGTTTGGTGAGATGGAATTTGGAAATGCCAAAGGGAATATTACATCAGctttgaagaaaaattggaagaaaaggTGGGAAATTGGGGATAATTCCAAAAGCTGTTTCATGGGTTTTCTAAATTAGGGATTGATTACGCAGAGGATTGACTGGATACAGTGAGGAAGTGACGATGGTTTTAATGGCGTCGGTGCGGCGAGCGTTTTCTGGTTGTGGATGTAGAAAGCTTGTAGCAGGTTCTTCTTCGTCATGGTCGTACGAAGTACGGATTGTATGTGTTTGATTGTATGGTTGACACGTTGGCACCATTTGTCTAGTTTGTCCACGTGTGACAAGAGAATTTGCAAACAAATTGAAAAAGGCTGATTTAGTTGAAGTGAGCTGTAAATCTCTTTCAAAACCTTGATTTGTCTAAAAAAAATCGAACTAAataatgaaggtttttttttttaagtcaCTGCAATACGAATTCATAttaacagatatatatatatatatatatatatatatatatatatatatatatatatatatatatatatatatatatatatatatatatatatatatatatatatatttttttttttgaaccggcaaatacaaatatataatctacagctaaactaacacctaattccacctatgtccacgacgGGACATAGGCAAATCATTATTAGGCAAATCATTATCATAATTAATGATGTgaaaattttaaataatatattttaaacttttttagaAACAATTACTCTTTTAATTACAtgttaaatttaaatttataacTAACTTTAAATTTTtggtatattttttaattaataatttacttaaaatatttgattagtaattatgaatttttgcaatgataattaaattaaatttgtaACCATGATTCCtacaggttataaactagttcACATAATAAGTAAAAATTTAAGGGCTGTTTTTGTTGGTTCGGTAAAAAGGTGAATTTAATTTGTTtaatttagaatatatatatatatatatatatatatatatatatatatatatatatatatatatatatatatatatatatatatatatatatatatatatatatatatatatatatagggctaggttataatgtgtatgaacatctattgtgtggacgtttggataatgctattttatgaaaattattaaGAGTTTATGTTTTTTAGTAATGTGTATACGTTTAATCTCACAGAACTATTGCTATTTTAATGGATTCTCACAaattctaattcatttttgttttcattcatcgttttttatttattttaattcttacaaaatacgactcaataaacatcctgataacattctgacagaatgaaaataattaaaaaaatgtataataaccttatagataatttaattagtgaaaatgcttaataattaaaataattatataagattgaacgtatttatattatcaaacaacatattttctttgtaattctcacagaatagcattatccacacgttaacacaatagatgtcaatccacatttgaacctagctctctctttctctctctctctctctctctctctttatatatatatatatatatatatatatatatatatatatatatatatatatatatatatatatatatatatatatatatatatattagagaaCATTATCTCAGGTTGAATTAGTTCGGGGAACTAAGTGAGTGTGATTGATCGATTTTGAGGTAGGAATAAGAGAAGCTGTAAGGAGGGTTTCTTGTTGGTTCGCTTCAGAGATGTTTATAGCaaaaaaaaccctagattttttttgaggggggggggggggggggaattgttTAAAGTGGGATGAGAGAATTAACAAAACGAGAGACAATAGGGGAGGTAGAGGAAGGtgggtgttcaaaattttggagGATTTCATTTTCCTTCTTAGCTAATTAATGGCGGAGTGAAAAAAATTGAAGACATgcctaaataaaatataaaaggaCAACATTTTTTAGAACACACAAAAATATGTGCCCCAaatcttttaaatttaataaaggatgacttttttttttgtaaacgcAAAAATGCGAGTCATATATACACTACATGTCATTATTTGTTTGTCATTAAAGGCCTTTATTCTTGTAGTGATATGATCAAACATACTTATTCCTTTACAACCTACAATATTTTATGAACAACAAACAATTAGAGTAGTGTAAGTTTTCAATgatcattaaaacttataaattCTCAGAGGATTGATGAAAAATTTACACTAACTCTTAGAACTAAATTAGTCATTATAACTCATTTTTGTATGACTAACAATGAGCTTCAAACGACTAACACTTTCTTTACCCTAAGAATTATAGGATTGAAACATGCCTTCAAGACGAGTTGCCAGACGCAATCCTGGAAcattgtgacaactgtcaatttctagtcaagtcaaagtcaacgagtcaaaccggtcaacttaaCTAGTGCTTGTATGTTAGGGCTTAGTCTATGTTTACTAACATACAACTCTCTATCTTAATACAAAGTATCCCTTAAAAGTTTCAAATGTTTagaaaatctaaaccctaaataGGGTGAGTGATGTAACGACTCGATAAAACACTATTGCGTACCCTTCGGGGGTTTATAACACTGATAACAAGGTGTAGTAGAGTTTACAATCCTAGCACTACGGGGCAAAACACTAACAAATGTCACAAGCAAAGTCTCTATATATCTCTCTTACTacatctctctccctctctctcccaAAATATCTCTCAAATTCTCTTTCAACTTTTTATAAACACCCGTACCGTCCCAACCCTGCAATTGGTCGAAAACCACTTGCAATGGgaagtttttatgaaaaacaacaCTTTGGAAGCGAAACCCTCTCAGGAAGCGAAACCCTCTCTTAAGAAGCGAAACATCTCGGATGCGAAACCTCTTGATGCGAAACCTCACTTTCGTTTCAGATCGGACACATTCACACCTAGCCAAGAAGATTCACTTATCACCTTCGAACCGAGACCACTGCATGCGAACAAAAGACCTTCGCTTCTAACCGACAACATTCGCAACGTATACCGACTTCGCATCTTACTCCGTGCCTCGTAGCCCCTAGCTCTCACACCAAGAGCTCTCGCATGCGAGCCTCTCGGTCCCACACTCTGCTTTCGCACTCAACAGGATCTCGCAGTGAACCTCCTTTTCGCGTCCAACCCTCTCACCTTCGTAGCTTCGCTTCTTAAGTCCGGTTTTTGACTACTTTCGCATTTTGAGTCCGTTTTTGATGTTTTgacgtgggattttcacccaatttatttttttgacatATTAGACCCTCTAAACTCATATATTATCCTCATCATAAAGATTTATTGATTATAGATCATATTTTTGTTTAGGATGAGATCAAAAGGACATAAAGGCACTTTTGACTTTTCCCATAAAGTTATGACACAAGCCACCTTTATATCTTCTTTATGTCACTATTCACACTCTAGCTAGTTAAATCATTATCCTTCTCATAACTTCTCCCAATAACCCGTCCAAATTACTTTATTCAAATCTATATAATCAATCTTAGGAGATTTCTTCCTTCTCACCCAAGATTTCACTCCTCACCAAAAAACAAActtatgtctctctctctctctctctctctctctaagtcaCGATACTTTTTCCCAAgaagtgttcttgagttttcCTCCATTTTTGGTAAGTATCTTCTTTCAACTTCTACATAATCGTCATACAAATCGTAAATCATTTACACAAATATCTACATATTTGTTCTTAGGATCTTTAAATCTTTAAACATCTTTCAATTGTTCTAGACTTGAAACTCCTCACCTTCACCCAAGATTTCATTCCTCACCGAAAacaaactttctctctctctctctctctctctctctctcagccatAATTGTTTTTCACAAgaagtgttcttgagttttcCTCCATTTTTGGTAAGTATCTCCTTTCAACGTCTACACAATATTCACATCTTCATACAAATCATACATCATTTACACAAATATCTACATATTTGTTCTTAGGATCTTCAAATATTTAAGCatctttcaagtgttcttgacttgaaactCCTCATCTTTAACCTTCCACCACCAGAAAtcacaaaaggtgagttcatacccctacattttcatgattTCTTCCATCAGCTTTTAACAGAAAACTTGTGTCCTGTTcatggactgttttgaccatcttaagcttaatatttttcaaaactgtagaAGGTGCAACTagctcaggtttatacctttctaataaCTACTCGCATGTGTTCATACGATTTTGCTACACTTTATgtcgatttttacaaaacagcctatcatttcagaaatgatttcggaccagtctgtgaagatgaacATTTTGACATtggtttgagaccactaaaaataacaataaaaattatgaaaaaaatagactcattttataaactctcagagtttacggacTCAGTTTTTAActcacgatgatttttctataatttttctattaaCGTTGACTGAAAAGTAAAACTAGAAAAATTATCCATATATTTActcacactttgtaacatgttgagcaaagtgtgtaACAATATAAAGATACATGTTGATTATATTTCATGCTATTTTACTTCCATGAAAAGAGAATAATCACACACATATGGATTTTCATCACTAAAAAACATTTgtcataaactataataggtatagtttatggttcACTTATGTTACAAACTTTCTATGGAAGGTTTCTTTTCCACTACAAAAGGGTTTTTCATTCACACTACATGTAAACTCGTTAAATCAAATTTGTGAGCTAAGTCTTCACGTAGACATTAGTGTACCTAcgaagtcctgtattataaccaAAATTTCTTGTAGgcagagcatgatacttgtgtatagatctatattgggattgacaatcccacacctaagctgcatGCAACAactagaccggtaggtctggggtgaccGATGTCATAACATtaccaacgcctgaagaacatcgtaaCAGGCCATCtatgtcattagcatggttataataactcgcATAGGTAAACAATGATACATATATTTTACGGGGAATTACTACACTCAAACGGTTTTATTCACTCTAAAACTACATATACTATCATAAATACGGAAAAAATACTTGTACTTTCGGTATTTGGTATTTAAGACTGCAACTCATTTAACAAGgagaatattggatttttctggaaAAAACACTACTTTTACAAATAAAGAATTTCAACCCTACATATAAAAGtttatgaacttaccaacttaattgttgacactatttaaaaattacttgtattcttaggtattCATTAGAACATGTAACTACCAAACTTTTTGAGGATGGGACACTAAGGCGTTAAACAATTCATTTTATCattatattgtaattgattttgaaacatataACTCATGAAACCATGTAACTTTttcgattatatttatgatggttgtgtttattttggtcactattatactcgttatgatactatacatggaGTCATCCCACCCCCGTACGTTTCCGCCATCCCTaggttgggggtgtgacaaacacaAACACGAAGACCTAACCTGGATCTTACACCAGTAATGGACATAACGGCTATTGAAGCGATGGTCACTCAACATGTCACTGGCGCTCTCACTAACTACGAAGTCAA
The genomic region above belongs to Lactuca sativa cultivar Salinas chromosome 4, Lsat_Salinas_v11, whole genome shotgun sequence and contains:
- the LOC111902939 gene encoding galactomannan galactosyltransferase 1, with protein sequence MHNRRRSSFFSNGIPIVAGTAVALLLLWAFWPIISFTFPSPRHTINFKAKGHSYKIFPDINHTIVTGVLNFNLTHDPPEPTFYDDPELTYTINKPIKNWDEKRQEWLSLHPRFISGLEERVMLVTGSQSKACQNPIGDHLLLRFFKNKVDYCRIHGYDIFYNNVLFHPEMFTYWAKIPTVRAAMLAHPEAEWIWWVDSDAVFTDMDFKLPLKRYKNHNFVVHGWPEMIYKKKSWTGLNAGVFLIRNSQWALDFMDVWSGMGPQTPNYEKWGKILKETCKDKFFPESDDQTGLVYLLLKEKEKWGNKIYVEDEYYFEGYWEEIVGKLEKINEKYNTIEQKVRILRRRHAEKMREGYYALLEEYLGGVGYGIEGWRRPFMTHFTGCQPCSGTHNESYSVQKCWDAMKKVLNFADNQVLRAYGFVHPSLGDSSSVVPLPFDYPS